A stretch of Blastocatellia bacterium DNA encodes these proteins:
- a CDS encoding insulinase family protein, which translates to MLRKTKLLVFFFILACLVFTSVKASSGDNPSSPTTVDASSDLDIPYQKFVLKNGLTLLVHEDRKAPIVAVNVWYHVGSKNEKIGKTGFAHLFEHLMFNGSENYNKDYFQALETIGATDLNGTTNNDRTNYFQNVPKSALDMVLWLESDRMGHLLGAIDQAKLDEQRGVVQNEKRQSENQPYAVAFELITKATYPAQHPYSWTVIGSMEDLNAASLPDVQEWFKTYYGAANAVLVVAGDVNANEVKEKVEKYFGDIPAGPPIARHQVAIAKMTGERRQTVQDRVPQAAMFKVWNIPQWGSAEADYLDLASDVLGAGKNSRLFKRLVYDLQIASEASASIDINEIGGQFYVQVFARPGEDLNKIETIVNEEVARFLAEGPTEAELKRIKAQYAARFIRGAERIGGFGGKSDILAMNQIYAGNPDYYKTTLKRVKEATAKDLQETAKKWLSDGSYTLTVTPFPEFTNEAKGVDRSKLPDLGPAPEITFPDLQRATLSNGLKVILAERHSAPLISLNLVVDAGYAADPNPGTANMAMSMLTEGTKNRDSLKISEDLANLGTNLGAFSDLDTSRVSLGSLKSTLDQSLDIFADVVLNPSFPEKEFKRLQKQQLDGIEQEKADPTSIALRLMPGLIYGKGHPYSQPFTGSGTPQSITNMTQADVVKYHQTWFKPNNSTLVVVGDTTLSEIVPKLEKLFKDWKSGEVPKKNIAQVNHQNKPVVYLVDRPGSLQSIIVAGHIAPQRSNADELAVNTMNNVLGGVFTSRLNLNLREDKHWSYGVFSFLADTAAQRPFLSISPIQTDKTKESISEVVKELREVLDKRPITQEEFLKDQTNQILGLPGGWETNGRVLNSILDIVRYGYPDTYYKTYANQVRDLKLDQVNLAARKVIQPDKLIWLIVGDRSKIEAGIKELNLGEIRILDVDGNPAK; encoded by the coding sequence ATGCTACGAAAAACAAAGCTACTAGTATTTTTCTTTATACTAGCCTGCTTAGTCTTTACTAGTGTAAAAGCAAGTTCTGGAGATAATCCATCATCTCCAACAACTGTTGATGCTAGTAGCGATTTAGATATCCCTTACCAAAAGTTTGTCCTAAAAAATGGTTTAACCTTACTTGTACATGAAGACCGCAAAGCTCCAATAGTTGCTGTCAATGTCTGGTATCACGTAGGTTCAAAAAATGAAAAAATTGGTAAAACCGGCTTTGCTCACCTCTTTGAACATTTAATGTTTAACGGTAGCGAAAACTATAACAAAGATTATTTTCAAGCTCTTGAAACAATTGGTGCAACAGATCTAAATGGAACAACTAATAATGATCGCACTAACTATTTTCAAAATGTCCCTAAATCTGCCTTAGATATGGTCTTATGGCTAGAATCTGACCGAATGGGGCATCTTTTAGGAGCAATTGATCAAGCAAAACTTGATGAACAACGCGGTGTAGTGCAAAACGAAAAACGTCAAAGTGAAAATCAACCCTATGCAGTAGCCTTTGAGCTAATAACTAAAGCTACTTATCCGGCTCAACATCCCTATTCTTGGACTGTAATAGGTTCAATGGAAGATCTTAATGCTGCATCGCTTCCAGATGTGCAGGAATGGTTTAAGACCTATTATGGCGCGGCTAATGCTGTGTTAGTTGTAGCAGGTGATGTTAACGCCAATGAAGTTAAAGAAAAGGTAGAAAAATACTTTGGTGATATTCCTGCTGGCCCTCCTATTGCTAGACATCAAGTAGCAATTGCTAAAATGACTGGTGAACGCCGTCAAACAGTCCAAGACCGAGTACCACAAGCAGCAATGTTTAAGGTTTGGAATATTCCACAATGGGGATCAGCAGAAGCTGATTATTTAGACCTAGCTAGTGATGTACTTGGAGCAGGTAAAAATTCCCGACTCTTCAAACGTCTAGTTTATGACTTACAAATTGCTTCTGAAGCAAGTGCGTCAATTGATATAAATGAAATTGGTGGACAATTTTATGTTCAAGTTTTTGCTCGCCCTGGTGAAGACTTAAATAAAATAGAAACTATTGTTAATGAAGAAGTAGCGCGATTTTTAGCTGAAGGGCCAACAGAAGCCGAGCTTAAACGTATTAAAGCACAATATGCCGCTAGATTTATTCGTGGTGCAGAGCGTATTGGCGGGTTTGGTGGTAAATCTGACATTTTAGCTATGAATCAAATTTATGCAGGAAATCCAGATTATTACAAAACTACCCTTAAAAGAGTTAAAGAAGCGACTGCTAAAGATTTACAAGAAACTGCTAAAAAATGGCTTTCAGATGGTTCTTACACTTTAACCGTTACTCCATTTCCTGAGTTTACCAATGAAGCAAAAGGTGTTGACCGTAGCAAATTGCCTGACTTAGGCCCGGCACCAGAAATAACTTTCCCAGACCTTCAACGTGCTACTTTATCCAATGGCTTAAAAGTAATCCTAGCAGAACGTCATTCTGCTCCACTTATTAGCCTTAATTTAGTAGTAGATGCGGGCTATGCAGCAGATCCAAATCCAGGAACAGCTAATATGGCTATGTCAATGTTGACTGAAGGAACAAAAAACCGTGATTCCTTAAAAATTAGCGAAGATTTAGCTAATTTAGGAACTAATTTAGGTGCATTTTCTGATTTAGATACTTCCCGCGTCAGTTTAGGTAGCCTTAAATCTACCCTAGACCAAAGTTTAGATATTTTTGCTGATGTTGTTTTAAACCCTTCTTTCCCAGAAAAAGAATTTAAGCGTTTACAAAAACAACAACTTGATGGGATAGAACAAGAAAAAGCTGACCCAACTTCTATTGCTTTAAGACTAATGCCAGGTTTAATTTATGGAAAAGGTCATCCCTACAGCCAACCATTTACCGGCTCTGGTACACCTCAATCTATTACAAACATGACCCAAGCTGATGTGGTTAAATATCATCAAACCTGGTTTAAGCCAAATAATTCTACTTTGGTAGTTGTTGGCGATACGACCCTTTCAGAAATTGTTCCAAAACTAGAAAAATTATTTAAAGATTGGAAATCTGGCGAAGTACCAAAGAAAAATATTGCCCAAGTAAATCATCAAAACAAACCCGTTGTTTATTTAGTTGACCGTCCTGGCTCACTCCAATCTATTATTGTTGCTGGTCATATTGCTCCTCAAAGATCTAATGCTGATGAACTAGCAGTTAACACTATGAATAATGTTTTAGGTGGTGTGTTTACTTCCCGCCTTAACTTAAATTTGCGTGAAGATAAACATTGGTCATATGGAGTATTTAGCTTTTTAGCTGATACTGCTGCCCAACGTCCTTTCTTAAGCATTTCTCCAATACAAACTGACAAAACTAAAGAATCTATTTCTGAAGTAGTAAAAGAACTTCGTGAAGTTTTAGATAAACGTCCAATTACTCAAGAAGAATTCTTAAAAGACCAAACTAATCAAATTTTAGGCTTGCCAGGCGGTTGGGAAACTAATGGTAGAGTACTAAATTCTATTCTTGACATTGTTCGTTATGGTTATCCTGATACATATTACAAAACTTATGCTAATCAAGTAAGAGATCTTAAGTTAGATCAAGTAAATCTGGCTGCTCGCAAAGTCATTCAACCAGACAAACTAATTTGGTTAATAGTTGGTGATAGAAGCAAGATTGAAGCAGGAATTAAAGAGCTTAACTTAGGTGAAATCCGAATTTTAGATGTAGATGGAAACCCTGCTAAGTAA
- a CDS encoding 1-acyl-sn-glycerol-3-phosphate acyltransferase, which yields MRPIDVIRIILVGILAAIVFTPPILVGWTVPMLHRRKIFYFPWLIFARGTCAICRIDMHVKGKEHIKRDSYLGKLYISNHQSALDITLLVANYPLPFLTKKENLYLPFIGLAGLLAGSIAFDRDSGSERRKVLEKIVDRAKNHTALYIFPEGTRSKTGELQKKVFPALLRMAWRAGLEVVPIALHGSYLVVGHKAPPGGRYPVFIEIGEPIAANKFDNDKVFANYCWEQVIKQHESVSAEFAELEAVTSKKVISAES from the coding sequence ATGAGGCCAATAGATGTCATCAGAATTATTTTAGTTGGAATATTAGCGGCAATAGTTTTTACCCCACCAATTCTAGTTGGTTGGACAGTTCCAATGCTGCATAGAAGAAAAATTTTTTATTTTCCCTGGTTAATTTTTGCTCGAGGTACTTGTGCCATATGTCGAATTGATATGCATGTAAAAGGCAAAGAACATATCAAGAGAGATTCTTATTTAGGAAAACTTTATATTTCTAATCATCAAAGTGCTTTAGATATAACTTTATTAGTAGCAAATTATCCATTACCTTTTTTAACAAAAAAAGAAAATCTTTATCTTCCTTTTATTGGTTTAGCAGGACTACTAGCAGGAAGTATAGCTTTTGACCGAGATAGTGGTTCAGAACGTCGTAAGGTTTTAGAAAAAATTGTTGATAGAGCAAAAAACCATACTGCACTTTATATTTTTCCTGAAGGCACTCGTAGCAAAACTGGCGAACTACAGAAAAAAGTTTTTCCCGCATTACTTAGAATGGCTTGGCGTGCGGGTTTAGAAGTTGTTCCAATTGCTTTACATGGTTCTTATTTAGTTGTTGGACATAAGGCCCCACCGGGCGGGCGTTATCCAGTTTTTATTGAAATAGGGGAACCTATTGCGGCTAACAAATTTGATAATGACAAAGTATTTGCTAATTATTGTTGGGAACAGGTTATAAAACAGCATGAAAGTGTTTCTGCTGAATTTGCTGAACTAGAAGCAGTAACTAGTAAAAAAGTAATTAGTGCAGAGTCTTAA
- a CDS encoding TonB-dependent receptor, which yields MRRSIFIMFLCLFLTLSIKSIYAQGGATTVNISGSVTDEQGATIIAATIRAKNLTTNITREITSDQDGAFNLVQLPPGTYEISIEAEGFSQQITTRDLALGTTSLINFKLKLGQNSEIVEVFADAGINQTKTETSTNISQNSINNLPINRRNFLDFTLTSARATADRVPAQGTAPSSGISFNALPARFNNITIDGVDNNDVVTGTSRSTFSQEAVQEFQVVSDTYSAEFGRAVGGAINIVTKTGGNQFNGNLFFFLRNDETSARDTFVSKEPPYEQYQFGAVLGGPIKKDKAFFFTSFERLTIQQSNIVTITDNTIAALRRQGFLDVKNGAVPLAVGSSAFLARADFRITPSNLLWVRYNGGFNYNGAFEPFGGLIAETNGAVLRQDDNSFAASNTYINTNLNLVNETRVLYGRRTTKLLSLDNNQGPLLTLIAPEGGIILGRNQVLPGNRLENSYQFVNNTSIAKGRNDIRFGINFGYLDMQGQLPFFFGGQATFTPLQLSPTAPVISGLQAFDPNLRTPEQIQFLNAVGQQFGISGLANLPIPRTFLQGFGNEQLITYARFISLFVQDKIKLKPNLFLNAGIRFDTNQAGFTPRNSGIFSPRIGISYRPLEKLKVGLSYGIFSGVPLVGVLGAAEVSGAAVKIPVLPFPLSVLAYNQPNRRFPGNDKIPAQVQFVEQLSQEINVDPNLQDSYSQQLTATIDYALDPKTFLSLSYNFSQGVKLFAVRQINPIVRPVAGSAVQSALTGRVNPRTGGIFEYESAFNSNYHAVTFQFERKFDKRFSLLAHYTFSKAIDDSLDFRTIVQETQDPLNIGNERSLSIQDLRSRFVLSGVLDFGYLKNRLLGDFQLSTIVNLNSGRPYNLLAGVDLNQNGDNPPGDRPNGIGRNAGITPGFANVDLRLSRKVRIGETIQIQGFVEFFNLFNRVNISDFARVFSPNAQGNSLLPTQDNGRFIVPKQNFRSAFAPRQIQIGFRISF from the coding sequence ATGAGAAGATCTATCTTTATTATGTTTTTATGTCTTTTCTTAACTCTATCAATTAAATCAATTTATGCACAAGGTGGAGCAACAACAGTAAATATTTCAGGAAGTGTTACAGATGAACAAGGTGCTACTATTATAGCAGCAACCATTAGAGCAAAAAATTTAACGACTAATATCACCCGTGAAATTACATCTGATCAAGATGGAGCATTTAATTTAGTGCAATTACCCCCCGGAACTTATGAAATAAGCATAGAAGCAGAAGGGTTTTCCCAACAAATAACAACACGAGATTTAGCACTTGGAACAACTTCACTAATTAACTTTAAATTAAAATTAGGTCAAAATTCTGAAATAGTAGAAGTGTTTGCAGACGCAGGTATTAACCAAACTAAAACAGAAACTAGCACCAATATTAGCCAAAACTCTATTAATAATTTGCCAATTAACCGACGAAATTTTTTAGATTTTACGCTTACTTCAGCACGTGCCACCGCCGACCGAGTACCTGCACAAGGTACTGCTCCATCTTCAGGAATTTCATTTAATGCCCTACCTGCTAGATTTAACAATATTACTATTGATGGTGTAGATAATAATGACGTGGTGACAGGAACATCCCGTTCAACATTTAGCCAGGAAGCTGTGCAGGAATTCCAAGTAGTTTCCGACACTTATTCTGCTGAGTTTGGTCGAGCAGTTGGAGGAGCAATTAACATTGTTACTAAAACTGGCGGCAATCAATTTAATGGCAATTTATTTTTCTTTTTGCGTAATGATGAAACTAGTGCGCGAGATACTTTTGTAAGCAAAGAACCCCCTTATGAACAATATCAATTTGGTGCTGTTTTGGGCGGGCCAATAAAAAAAGATAAAGCTTTTTTCTTTACCTCATTTGAACGTTTGACTATTCAACAAAGTAATATTGTGACTATTACTGATAACACAATTGCTGCTCTAAGACGACAAGGTTTTTTAGATGTAAAAAATGGTGCTGTGCCTTTAGCAGTTGGAAGTAGCGCGTTTTTAGCACGTGCAGATTTTCGCATCACTCCAAGCAATTTACTTTGGGTTCGCTACAATGGCGGGTTTAATTATAATGGTGCTTTTGAGCCTTTTGGTGGTCTAATAGCTGAAACTAATGGCGCAGTTTTACGCCAAGATGATAACTCTTTTGCAGCTAGCAACACTTACATTAATACTAACTTAAACTTAGTTAATGAAACTCGTGTGCTTTATGGTCGTCGGACTACTAAACTACTTTCTTTAGACAATAACCAAGGCCCACTGCTAACTTTAATTGCTCCTGAAGGGGGAATAATTCTAGGACGTAACCAAGTATTGCCAGGTAATAGACTAGAAAATTCTTATCAATTTGTTAATAACACTTCAATTGCTAAAGGAAGAAATGATATAAGGTTTGGGATTAACTTTGGCTATCTTGATATGCAGGGCCAATTGCCTTTTTTCTTTGGTGGGCAAGCTACTTTTACTCCGCTACAACTTAGCCCAACTGCACCTGTAATTTCTGGACTTCAAGCCTTTGACCCTAATTTACGAACTCCTGAACAAATCCAATTTCTTAATGCTGTAGGTCAGCAATTTGGAATTAGCGGACTAGCTAATTTACCTATTCCAAGAACTTTCTTACAAGGCTTTGGAAATGAACAATTAATAACTTATGCTCGGTTTATCTCTCTTTTTGTTCAAGATAAAATTAAATTAAAACCAAACTTATTCTTAAACGCAGGCATTAGATTTGATACTAACCAGGCTGGTTTTACTCCTCGAAATAGTGGAATTTTTTCTCCTAGAATTGGTATTTCCTATCGTCCATTAGAAAAATTAAAAGTTGGATTGTCTTATGGAATTTTTTCTGGCGTGCCATTAGTAGGCGTATTAGGCGCAGCAGAAGTAAGTGGTGCTGCTGTAAAAATTCCTGTACTTCCCTTTCCTCTTTCTGTTCTGGCCTATAACCAACCTAATAGACGTTTTCCAGGTAATGATAAAATTCCTGCACAAGTTCAATTTGTTGAACAATTAAGCCAGGAAATAAATGTTGATCCTAACCTGCAAGACAGCTATAGCCAACAACTTACAGCTACAATTGATTATGCTTTAGATCCAAAAACTTTTCTTAGCCTCAGTTATAACTTTTCTCAAGGTGTAAAACTTTTTGCCGTGCGTCAAATTAATCCTATTGTTCGCCCGGTTGCTGGCAGTGCTGTCCAAAGTGCCTTAACTGGCCGGGTTAATCCTCGTACTGGTGGAATTTTTGAATATGAATCAGCTTTTAATAGCAACTACCATGCTGTAACTTTTCAATTTGAAAGAAAATTTGATAAACGCTTTAGCCTACTAGCTCATTACACTTTTTCAAAAGCCATTGATGATAGTTTAGATTTTCGTACCATTGTACAAGAAACCCAAGATCCATTAAATATTGGCAATGAGCGTTCCCTGTCTATACAAGACTTACGTAGTCGTTTTGTCTTATCTGGTGTGTTAGATTTTGGCTACTTAAAAAATCGTCTGTTGGGGGACTTCCAACTTTCTACAATTGTTAACTTAAATTCTGGTCGCCCCTACAATTTATTAGCAGGTGTTGATCTTAACCAAAATGGGGATAACCCGCCTGGTGATCGTCCTAATGGCATAGGTAGAAATGCTGGCATTACTCCAGGATTTGCTAATGTTGATTTAAGGCTATCTCGAAAAGTAAGAATAGGTGAAACTATTCAAATACAAGGGTTTGTAGAATTTTTTAACTTATTTAATCGTGTAAATATTAGTGATTTTGCTAGGGTGTTCTCTCCAAATGCTCAAGGTAATTCACTTTTACCAACTCAAGATAATGGACGTTTTATTGTTCCAAAACAAAATTTCCGTTCTGCTTTTGCTCCTCGCCAAATTCAAATTGGCTTTAGGATAAGCTTTTAA
- a CDS encoding VCBS repeat-containing protein yields MSSQANSKKISLFDSLNGKSLYVETNENFNLEDKITPQLRGIKFISKKIDLFQALSPISLKSADLDKDGDLDLVTINQKSNSITILTNASGGKFSSKEIFLPNIDGLSDITIADFDLDQDLDIVTANSINANLTILSNDGTGNFTSRNLNLPEINNPTSIASGDFNADGKMDLVVIDSNSNIIVIFNNGSSQFASQNRQLYSIYNPSSLALADLDGNNTLDIIIASKVNQTLTILSNDGKAKFSSNSISLDKSALSITTADLDKDGLVELITSNQDNTISILTNKTNNYIINNLTLPKGTTNPSSIITADLDKDGDFDIITSNQDNVSVFVNNDNVFSTINLALTQSFLPRTTIADDLDGNGILDLVISNQNSNSLDLMLAIQPNVLSPAQTLPFSQNWSNTGLITTDDNWNNVAGIVGYRGDDLTAATGTDPQTILGEGTPVIDVIANQSNPNALATGGVAEFDGIANPSVALQGSGTADAPSIIIALNTTGFNNINVAYNLRDLDGSADNAIQQVALQYRVGTTGNFTNLAGGYVADATQGQILLR; encoded by the coding sequence ATGTCTTCTCAGGCAAATAGTAAAAAAATATCTCTATTTGATAGTTTGAACGGAAAGTCTTTATATGTTGAAACAAATGAAAATTTTAACCTTGAAGACAAAATTACTCCTCAATTGAGAGGGATTAAATTTATTTCAAAAAAAATTGATTTATTCCAAGCTTTATCTCCTATTTCTCTAAAATCAGCAGACTTAGACAAAGATGGTGATTTGGATTTAGTTACAATTAATCAAAAAAGTAATTCTATAACAATTTTAACTAATGCTAGTGGAGGGAAATTTTCTAGCAAAGAAATTTTCCTTCCAAACATTGATGGACTGTCTGACATAACAATAGCTGATTTTGATTTGGATCAGGATTTGGATATTGTAACAGCCAATTCTATAAATGCTAATTTGACTATATTAAGTAATGATGGGACAGGAAATTTTACTAGCAGAAATTTAAATCTTCCAGAAATTAATAATCCAACATCGATAGCAAGTGGGGATTTTAATGCTGATGGTAAGATGGATTTAGTTGTTATTGATTCAAATAGCAATATTATTGTTATTTTTAATAATGGTTCTAGTCAATTTGCTAGCCAAAATAGACAATTATACTCTATTTATAATCCTAGTAGTTTGGCTTTAGCAGATTTAGATGGCAATAATACTTTAGATATAATAATTGCTAGTAAAGTTAATCAAACATTAACTATTTTATCTAATGATGGCAAAGCTAAATTTAGTAGTAATTCTATTTCTTTAGATAAGTCTGCTTTGTCAATTACTACTGCTGATTTAGACAAAGATGGTTTAGTAGAGTTAATTACTAGTAATCAAGATAATACTATTTCCATACTAACTAACAAAACCAATAACTATATTATTAATAACCTTACTCTTCCTAAAGGAACGACTAACCCAAGCTCAATAATAACCGCTGATTTAGATAAAGATGGTGATTTTGATATCATTACAAGCAATCAAGATAATGTGTCTGTTTTTGTTAATAATGATAATGTTTTTAGTACTATTAATTTAGCTTTAACCCAAAGCTTTTTACCTAGAACTACAATAGCAGATGATTTAGATGGTAATGGTATTTTAGATTTGGTTATATCCAATCAAAACAGCAATAGTTTAGATTTGATGCTAGCCATTCAACCAAACGTGCTAAGTCCTGCTCAAACACTGCCATTTAGCCAAAACTGGTCAAATACAGGTTTGATTACAACAGATGATAATTGGAATAATGTAGCAGGAATTGTAGGTTATCGGGGCGATGATTTAACGGCTGCTACAGGCACTGACCCACAAACTATATTAGGGGAAGGAACACCTGTTATTGATGTAATTGCTAACCAAAGCAATCCTAATGCTTTAGCAACAGGTGGTGTAGCTGAATTTGATGGAATAGCTAATCCATCAGTAGCTTTACAAGGTTCAGGTACAGCCGATGCTCCTTCAATTATTATTGCTCTTAACACTACAGGATTTAATAACATCAATGTAGCTTATAATTTAAGAGATCTTGATGGTTCAGCAGATAATGCAATACAACAAGTAGCTTTACAATATCGTGTTGGTACAACTGGAAACTTTACTAATTTAGCTGGTGGTTATGTAGCTGATGCTACACAAGGCCAAATCTTGCTACGTTAG
- a CDS encoding SMP-30/gluconolactonase/LRE family protein gives MESGSSATITVTRTNGSSGTVTVNYATSDGTATAASDYTASNGTLTFADGEVSKTFSVPIIDDVLVEGNETVNLSLSNPTGGATLGSPNTAVLTIIDNDNAGSLQFSSATYSVMENAANATITVTRTNGSSGTVTINYATSDGTATAASDYTASSGTLTFLNGETSKTFFVPIIDDVLAEGNETVNLSLSNPTGGATLGSPSSAVLTIVNVPKPGTLQFSSATYSVMENAANAIITVTRTNGNEGTVTVNYATSDGTATAASDYTASNGTLTFLNGETSKTFSVPIIDDVLVEGNETVNLSLSNPTGGATLGSPNTAVLTIVNVPKPGTLQFSSATYSVMENAANAIITVTRTNGNEGTVTINYATSDGTATAASDYTASNGTLTFLNGETSKTFSVTVINDLTDEVNEMVNLSLSNPTGGATLGSPSSAVLTIVDDDPPASLSINDVTQAEGNSGTSTMTFTVSLTPASALTVMVNYATSNTTAIAGSDYIASSGTLTFVPGVTSQSFSVTINGDRTTEQSETFFVNLTSAVNGMIVDGQAVGTITNDDFLDHFTIYAADSSNNRIQRSTDEGGSWSTIGLGAGTGLGQFNNPRGITANVADTLVFVADTGNNRIQRSIDGGFTWTILAGAGTTIGKVNAPQALAYDEAQDKLYIADTLNNRIQVVTNASTSNPTFSIFANATIGNAIGKVNQPRGIAVDADGNVYVADTGNNRIQVNMAGIWTIFAGASAGTAIGKVNAPRAVYVNSLGQVFVADTANNRVQIYNGVWSIFMSSGTGLGLVRLPEGVTVTANANAIISDTGNNRIQNKAVSGATTIIVGTPGTGENQFNQPTGIR, from the coding sequence ATGGAAAGCGGAAGTAGTGCAACTATCACTGTCACCCGTACTAATGGAAGCAGTGGTACAGTAACAGTCAACTATGCAACAAGTGATGGAACTGCTACTGCTGCTAGTGATTATACTGCTTCTAATGGAACTTTAACTTTTGCTGATGGTGAAGTTTCTAAAACTTTTTCTGTTCCAATCATTGATGATGTTTTAGTTGAAGGAAATGAAACAGTAAACTTGAGCTTAAGCAATCCTACAGGAGGAGCAACTCTTGGTAGTCCTAATACTGCTGTTTTAACTATCATAGATAATGATAATGCTGGTAGTTTACAGTTTAGCTCAGCAACTTATTCAGTAATGGAGAATGCAGCTAATGCAACCATTACTGTCACTCGTACTAATGGAAGCAGTGGTACAGTAACAATCAACTATGCAACAAGTGATGGAACTGCTACTGCTGCTAGTGATTATACTGCTTCTAGCGGAACTTTAACTTTCCTAAATGGTGAAACTTCTAAAACTTTCTTTGTTCCAATTATTGATGATGTATTAGCTGAAGGAAATGAAACAGTAAACTTGAGCTTAAGCAATCCTACAGGAGGAGCAACTCTTGGTAGTCCTAGCAGTGCTGTTTTAACTATTGTTAATGTTCCTAAACCAGGCACATTACAATTTAGTTCAGCAACTTATTCAGTAATGGAAAATGCAGCTAATGCAATTATTACTGTCACCCGTACTAATGGAAATGAAGGTACAGTAACAGTCAACTATGCAACAAGTGATGGAACTGCTACTGCTGCTAGTGATTATACTGCTTCTAATGGAACTTTAACTTTCCTAAATGGTGAAACTTCTAAAACTTTCTCTGTTCCAATTATTGATGATGTTTTAGTTGAAGGAAATGAAACAGTAAACTTGAGCTTAAGCAATCCTACAGGAGGAGCAACTCTTGGTAGTCCTAATACTGCTGTTTTAACTATTGTTAATGTTCCTAAACCAGGCACATTACAATTTAGTTCAGCAACTTATTCAGTAATGGAAAATGCAGCTAATGCAATTATTACTGTCACCCGTACTAATGGAAATGAAGGTACAGTAACAATCAACTATGCAACAAGTGATGGAACTGCTACTGCTGCTAGTGATTATACTGCTTCTAATGGAACTTTAACTTTCCTAAATGGTGAAACTTCTAAAACTTTCTCTGTTACTGTTATCAATGATTTAACAGATGAAGTAAACGAAATGGTAAACTTGAGCTTAAGCAATCCTACAGGAGGAGCGACTCTTGGTAGTCCTAGCAGTGCTGTTTTAACTATTGTTGATGATGACCCACCAGCTAGCTTAAGCATTAATGATGTTACTCAAGCAGAAGGAAATAGTGGTACTAGTACAATGACTTTTACTGTTAGTTTAACTCCTGCTAGTGCATTAACAGTGATGGTAAATTATGCAACAAGTAATACAACTGCAATTGCTGGTAGTGATTATATAGCAAGTAGTGGAACCTTAACTTTTGTTCCTGGAGTAACTAGTCAAAGCTTTTCTGTGACAATTAACGGTGATAGAACTACAGAACAAAGTGAAACCTTTTTTGTCAATTTAACATCGGCTGTCAATGGAATGATTGTAGATGGACAAGCTGTTGGAACTATCACAAATGATGATTTCTTAGATCATTTTACTATTTATGCTGCTGATTCAAGCAATAACCGAATTCAACGTTCTACAGATGAAGGCGGTAGCTGGTCAACCATAGGTTTAGGTGCTGGTACAGGTTTAGGTCAGTTCAATAATCCACGAGGTATAACTGCAAATGTAGCAGATACATTAGTTTTTGTAGCAGATACAGGAAATAATAGAATTCAGCGTTCCATAGATGGTGGTTTTACATGGACGATTTTAGCCGGTGCTGGTACAACTATTGGTAAAGTCAATGCACCTCAAGCTTTAGCTTATGATGAAGCACAAGATAAACTCTATATCGCTGATACACTTAACAATCGTATTCAAGTAGTAACAAATGCTTCTACATCTAATCCTACTTTCTCAATTTTTGCTAACGCTACAATTGGTAATGCAATTGGTAAAGTTAATCAACCAAGAGGAATTGCTGTTGATGCTGATGGTAATGTTTATGTAGCTGACACAGGTAATAACCGCATTCAAGTTAATATGGCAGGTATTTGGACTATATTTGCTGGTGCTAGTGCTGGAACAGCAATTGGTAAAGTTAATGCTCCTCGTGCAGTTTATGTTAATTCTTTAGGTCAAGTTTTTGTAGCTGATACAGCTAATAATCGTGTTCAAATCTACAATGGAGTATGGTCAATCTTTATGTCATCAGGGACAGGACTTGGTTTGGTAAGATTACCTGAGGGTGTTACTGTTACTGCTAATGCTAATGCAATAATCAGTGATACAGGTAATAATCGTATTCAAAACAAAGCTGTTTCTGGGGCAACTACAATTATTGTAGGAACACCTGGTACAGGAGAAAACCAATTTAATCAACCAACAGGAATACGTTAA